A region from the Halomarina litorea genome encodes:
- a CDS encoding DUF5815 family protein: MAEPRVPGGSPRELSLPCGRTVDLHDLDMGMRDYECPCGERHAVVMDMHPLSRWVPEDLVAVLREAVDTTTESEFDTMHVMGMVLEEFPEQVVSVDASEDGHVGFALVWAADFDSRRLHEVVVELLVELMEHAVSHASDDGAMTEFEEQMLQFDVREFVDQYRDQRDFADEFDRPV; this comes from the coding sequence ATGGCAGAGCCGCGCGTGCCGGGCGGGTCGCCCCGCGAACTGTCGCTCCCGTGCGGTCGGACCGTCGACCTCCACGACCTCGACATGGGGATGCGCGACTACGAGTGTCCCTGCGGGGAGCGCCACGCCGTCGTGATGGACATGCACCCGCTGTCGCGGTGGGTGCCCGAGGACCTCGTGGCGGTGCTCCGCGAGGCGGTCGACACCACCACGGAGTCGGAGTTCGACACGATGCACGTCATGGGGATGGTACTGGAGGAGTTCCCCGAACAGGTCGTCAGCGTGGACGCGAGCGAGGACGGGCACGTCGGGTTCGCCCTCGTCTGGGCGGCCGACTTCGACTCCCGACGGCTCCACGAGGTGGTCGTCGAGTTGCTCGTCGAACTGATGGAACACGCCGTGAGCCACGCGAGCGACGACGGCGCGATGACCGAGTTCGAAGAGCAGATGCTGCAGTTCGACGTGCGCGAGTTCGTCGACCAGTACCGCGACCAGCGGGACTTCGCAGACGAGTTCGACCGGCCGGTGTAG
- a CDS encoding ABC transporter substrate-binding protein has product MADDEFDRRSFLRLAGGAAAAASLAGCAGDGDGNGSGNGNGSGNGNGSGNGNGSGDGEGTDRPEPQTREEYLQRANLLLHEEAPWVFLNRQYSVYGVSTDVQWEARRDERIDAYTIVPQGNKTSVTITQSQMDSGLDPHDHRETPTDNIVLQSYEGLLSRNKEGAIQQQLATGYERVEPGRVRFTIRDGVTFHSGETLTPEDVAFSINRIVKDDVGGLTSPQRDQLAGVTGATPVDGERAVEVTSDGINPIVFQQFATYCDIVQRQWIQDHDSGYINTHMNGTGPFMLANYQQDVSVQYTRYEDYWKEPAPAQSLTITAAGESSTRVNQLLGGETDLIVNVPPQDAQRVQGADSASLSAKPSTRIIYNAMVYNREPFDSVAFRQAMNYAIDLESIVQNVLATFAAPTGQPTLEGFVGYNPEVEPYPYDPERAQQLVEESGYAGASITLHTPVGRYLKDLEIAQAVANQIDELENVSCSVQQRDFQTLAGELTDGDISTGPAFYLIGWGNATFDASQTILPLLTTDGVLTSYSNERVDELMRQAQSMAGTTPGDGGSGSNSTSTDSANASGNTSGE; this is encoded by the coding sequence ATGGCAGACGACGAATTCGACAGGCGGTCGTTCCTCCGACTCGCGGGCGGTGCCGCCGCGGCAGCGTCGCTCGCGGGTTGTGCCGGCGACGGTGACGGCAACGGGTCCGGGAACGGCAACGGGTCCGGGAACGGCAACGGGTCCGGGAACGGTAACGGGTCCGGCGATGGCGAGGGGACCGACCGCCCCGAACCGCAGACGCGCGAGGAGTACCTCCAGCGGGCGAACCTCCTCCTCCACGAGGAGGCCCCGTGGGTGTTCCTCAACCGGCAGTACAGCGTCTACGGCGTCAGCACCGACGTCCAGTGGGAGGCACGGCGCGACGAGCGAATCGACGCCTACACTATCGTCCCACAGGGGAACAAGACCTCCGTGACCATCACGCAGAGCCAGATGGACTCCGGGCTCGACCCACACGACCACCGCGAGACGCCGACCGACAACATCGTCCTCCAGTCGTACGAGGGGCTCCTGAGCAGGAACAAGGAAGGCGCCATCCAGCAGCAACTCGCGACGGGCTACGAGCGCGTCGAGCCGGGTCGGGTTCGATTTACCATCCGCGATGGCGTGACCTTCCACAGCGGGGAGACGCTCACCCCGGAGGACGTCGCCTTCTCCATCAACCGCATCGTCAAGGACGACGTCGGTGGCCTCACGAGCCCACAGCGCGACCAGCTCGCGGGCGTCACGGGTGCGACCCCCGTCGACGGCGAGCGGGCAGTCGAGGTCACCTCCGACGGTATCAACCCCATCGTCTTCCAGCAGTTCGCCACGTACTGTGACATCGTCCAGCGTCAGTGGATTCAGGACCACGACTCGGGGTACATCAACACCCACATGAACGGGACGGGGCCGTTCATGCTCGCGAACTATCAGCAGGACGTCAGCGTTCAGTACACCCGCTACGAAGACTACTGGAAGGAGCCGGCACCGGCCCAGTCGCTCACAATCACGGCCGCGGGCGAGTCGAGTACGCGTGTCAACCAGCTCCTCGGCGGCGAGACCGATCTCATCGTCAACGTCCCACCACAGGACGCCCAACGCGTCCAGGGAGCCGACAGCGCCTCGCTGAGTGCGAAGCCGAGTACGCGCATCATCTACAACGCGATGGTGTACAACCGCGAGCCGTTCGACTCGGTCGCGTTCCGACAGGCGATGAACTACGCGATCGACCTGGAGAGCATCGTCCAGAACGTCCTCGCGACGTTTGCGGCACCGACCGGTCAGCCGACGCTCGAGGGGTTCGTCGGCTACAACCCCGAGGTCGAACCGTACCCCTACGATCCCGAACGCGCCCAGCAGCTGGTCGAGGAGAGCGGCTACGCGGGTGCGAGTATCACGCTACACACCCCTGTCGGACGCTACCTGAAGGACCTCGAAATCGCACAGGCGGTGGCGAATCAGATCGACGAACTGGAGAACGTCTCCTGTAGCGTCCAGCAGCGCGACTTCCAGACGCTGGCCGGGGAACTGACCGACGGCGACATCTCGACCGGTCCCGCCTTCTACCTCATCGGGTGGGGGAACGCGACGTTCGACGCCAGCCAGACCATCCTCCCGCTGTTGACGACTGACGGGGTACTGACGTCTTACAGCAACGAGCGCGTCGACGAGCTGATGCGTCAGGCACAGAGCATGGCCGGGACCACGCCCGGCGATGGGGGTAGCGGGTCGAACTCGACTAGCACGGACAGCGCCAACGCCAGCGGCAACACGAGCGGCGAGTGA
- a CDS encoding ABC transporter permease: MSFGRFLLKRLLQGVVVVWGVITVVFLLRFITPGSPVDVVAPLDASAELRRQIARELGVNQPLYVQYTEYLLGVVQGDWGYSYISRTEASARVFARLPATVELAASATVVAVVLSIPLGVVSATRRNQPADYGATTFSLLGISTPNFWLGIMLILLLGVQFEVFPVGGRGVGFLPALGMLLVGNPGGIVNWLAHITLPAITLGTYFTALITRLTRSGMLDQLGRSYVRATRAKGLPETLVRYRHVLRNTLIPVVTVVGLQMGTLIGGAVITEAVFDWPGLGTTVINSINQRDWPVLQGALIVIGVGFVVVNIAVDALYAYLNPRVVE; the protein is encoded by the coding sequence ATGTCGTTCGGCCGGTTCCTCCTGAAGCGACTCCTCCAGGGAGTCGTGGTCGTCTGGGGGGTCATCACCGTGGTGTTCCTGTTGCGGTTCATCACGCCCGGCAGCCCCGTGGATGTCGTCGCACCGCTCGATGCGAGCGCCGAGCTTCGCAGACAGATTGCCCGCGAACTGGGCGTCAACCAGCCGCTGTACGTCCAGTACACCGAGTACCTGCTCGGCGTCGTCCAGGGCGACTGGGGATACTCGTACATCTCGCGGACGGAGGCGAGCGCACGCGTCTTCGCCCGACTCCCAGCGACGGTCGAACTCGCCGCGAGCGCGACCGTCGTCGCGGTAGTGCTATCGATACCACTCGGCGTCGTCAGCGCGACGCGGCGCAACCAGCCCGCAGACTACGGCGCGACGACGTTCTCGCTGCTCGGTATCTCGACGCCGAACTTCTGGCTCGGCATCATGCTCATCCTCCTGTTGGGGGTGCAGTTCGAAGTGTTCCCGGTCGGAGGACGCGGCGTCGGGTTCCTGCCGGCGCTGGGTATGCTCCTCGTCGGAAACCCGGGTGGGATAGTCAACTGGCTCGCACACATCACGCTCCCGGCGATCACCCTCGGGACGTACTTCACGGCGCTCATCACCCGCCTGACGCGCAGCGGGATGCTCGACCAACTGGGCCGGTCGTACGTCCGGGCCACACGCGCGAAGGGGCTCCCCGAGACGCTCGTCCGGTACCGCCACGTCCTGCGGAACACGCTCATCCCGGTCGTCACGGTCGTGGGCCTCCAGATGGGGACGCTCATCGGCGGGGCGGTCATCACGGAGGCCGTCTTCGACTGGCCCGGCCTCGGAACGACGGTCATCAATTCCATCAACCAACGCGACTGGCCCGTCCTCCAGGGGGCACTCATCGTCATCGGGGTCGGCTTCGTCGTCGTGAACATCGCCGTGGACGCGCTGTACGCGTATCTCAACCCCCGGGTGGTCGAATGA
- a CDS encoding ABC transporter permease, translating into MISPRTLRNLKRELRRSALAKTGIVLVLAVVLVATFAPLLAPHNPRTQDLDEKRLPPLGFSGTENQTTTEFVNGSVQVVTENVTVNATLEHPLGTNALGQDMLSRVIYGARTSLLVGLLGTTLAMLIGVPIGLVAGYYRGRIDDALMRSADVMLAFPSLVLAIALVGLWGRAAVPIPDPFVIFGLAPEMPATFTLPGTVIVVVGLVTWVWFARVARGEALSVREEEYVKAARSLGAKDRFVIRKHILPNSATPILVLATIQVAAIILLESALSFLGFSGTTLSWGFDISQGRDYLATAWWIATMPGIAIVLTVIGINLIGDWLRDALDPGIQGEGGGA; encoded by the coding sequence ATGATCTCCCCGCGGACGCTCAGAAACCTGAAACGCGAACTCCGCCGGAGTGCGCTGGCGAAGACCGGCATCGTCCTCGTCCTCGCCGTCGTGCTCGTGGCGACGTTCGCGCCGCTGCTCGCGCCGCACAACCCGCGAACACAGGACCTGGACGAGAAGCGCCTGCCACCGCTCGGCTTCAGCGGCACGGAGAACCAGACGACGACGGAGTTCGTCAACGGCTCCGTACAGGTCGTCACGGAGAACGTCACCGTCAACGCGACGCTGGAACACCCCCTCGGGACGAACGCGCTCGGCCAGGACATGCTCTCGCGGGTCATCTACGGCGCGCGGACCTCGTTGCTGGTGGGACTGCTGGGGACGACGCTCGCGATGCTCATCGGCGTCCCCATCGGTCTCGTCGCGGGGTACTACCGCGGGCGAATCGACGACGCGCTGATGCGAAGTGCGGACGTCATGCTCGCGTTCCCGTCGCTCGTCCTCGCCATCGCCCTCGTGGGGCTGTGGGGGCGGGCGGCGGTTCCCATCCCGGACCCGTTCGTCATCTTCGGCCTCGCGCCGGAGATGCCCGCGACGTTCACGCTCCCGGGGACGGTCATCGTCGTCGTCGGCCTCGTCACGTGGGTGTGGTTCGCGCGCGTCGCACGGGGGGAGGCCCTCTCGGTGCGCGAGGAGGAGTACGTCAAAGCCGCCCGCAGTCTGGGCGCGAAAGACCGCTTCGTCATCCGAAAACACATCCTTCCGAACAGTGCAACGCCAATCCTCGTCCTCGCGACCATCCAGGTGGCGGCCATCATCCTCCTGGAGAGCGCGCTGTCGTTCCTCGGGTTCTCGGGCACCACGCTCTCGTGGGGCTTCGACATCTCCCAGGGGCGTGATTACCTCGCCACGGCGTGGTGGATCGCCACGATGCCAGGTATCGCCATCGTCCTCACCGTCATCGGCATCAACCTCATCGGTGACTGGTTGCGCGACGCCCTCGACCCCGGCATCCAGGGGGAGGGAGGTGGCGCATGA
- a CDS encoding ABC transporter ATP-binding protein: protein MTGGGPRDLLRVEGLSTSFFTEEGQVNAVESVSFDVRDGEILGIVGESGSGKSVTALSLIDLVESPGRIRDGEVWYRNPDLAGEFPDAADGDFVDLRQVPKGVRRALRGPSFSMVFQDPMSSFNPSITVGEQIAEAVEVQRRARSNPRSTRSRTQGYGLGRLVLDSVVPGRGYTDEASHARAVELLEQVGIPDPADRADEYPHQFSGGMLQRAMIAQALAGEPDLLIADEPTTALDVTIQAQILNLLSDLQEERGMSVVLITHDLGVIARMCDRVCVMYAGEVVERGTLEDVFDDPVHPYTQGLLGSIPDLDDPSPRLQPIEGNVPSLLASEMGDRCYFADRCPKAMYECLDKPPEFPAGGEEHRAKCVLADHKFDPSEALPEDYFEAGAPADREGGRAEGVSDDD from the coding sequence ATGACCGGCGGTGGCCCGCGGGACCTCCTGCGCGTCGAGGGGCTCTCGACGTCCTTCTTCACCGAGGAGGGACAGGTCAACGCGGTGGAGTCCGTGAGCTTCGACGTGCGCGACGGCGAAATCCTCGGCATCGTCGGCGAGTCGGGGTCCGGCAAGTCGGTGACGGCGCTGTCGCTCATCGACCTCGTCGAGTCGCCCGGGCGCATCAGGGACGGGGAGGTGTGGTACCGCAACCCCGACCTCGCGGGCGAGTTCCCCGACGCCGCCGACGGCGACTTCGTGGACCTCCGGCAGGTCCCGAAGGGGGTCCGACGCGCCCTCAGAGGCCCGTCGTTCAGCATGGTGTTTCAGGACCCGATGAGCAGTTTCAACCCCTCCATCACGGTCGGCGAGCAGATCGCCGAGGCCGTGGAGGTCCAGCGCCGGGCGCGGTCGAACCCCCGGTCGACCCGGTCGCGGACGCAGGGCTACGGACTGGGACGTCTCGTCCTCGACAGCGTCGTCCCCGGGCGCGGGTACACCGACGAGGCGAGCCACGCCCGCGCGGTGGAGTTGCTCGAACAGGTGGGCATCCCGGACCCGGCCGACCGGGCCGACGAGTACCCCCACCAGTTCTCGGGGGGGATGCTCCAGCGCGCGATGATCGCGCAGGCGCTGGCCGGCGAACCGGACCTGCTCATCGCGGACGAACCGACGACGGCGCTGGACGTGACGATTCAGGCCCAGATTCTGAACCTCCTGTCCGACCTGCAGGAGGAACGCGGGATGAGCGTCGTCCTCATCACGCACGACCTCGGCGTCATCGCCCGGATGTGCGACCGAGTCTGCGTGATGTACGCCGGTGAAGTGGTCGAGCGGGGGACGCTGGAGGACGTCTTCGACGACCCGGTCCACCCCTACACGCAGGGGCTCCTCGGGTCCATTCCGGACCTCGACGACCCGTCGCCGCGCCTCCAGCCCATCGAGGGGAACGTCCCCTCGCTGCTGGCGAGCGAGATGGGCGACCGCTGTTACTTCGCGGACCGCTGTCCGAAGGCGATGTACGAGTGTCTCGACAAGCCGCCGGAGTTCCCGGCGGGCGGGGAGGAACACCGGGCGAAGTGCGTCCTCGCGGACCACAAGTTCGACCCGAGCGAGGCGCTCCCCGAGGACTACTTCGAGGCCGGCGCGCCCGCCGACCGTGAGGGCGGGCGCGCCGAGGGGGTGAGCGACGATGACTGA
- a CDS encoding ABC transporter ATP-binding protein, whose protein sequence is MTDPLVRVEDLKKYYFERDTLIDRMLGREPRSVKAVDGVSFELEPGETLGLVGESGCGKSTTGETLLALREATEGRVLFDGEDVFAMSDGERREFRKRAQVVFQDPFSSLDPRQTVGEIITEPLVIHGIADRQERRERAKDLLERVGLSAGQIDRYPHEFSGGQRQRVGIARALALEPEFVVLDEPVSALDVSVQAQILNLLEDLQDQLGLTYLFIAHDLSVVRHISDRVAVMYLGEIVETGEVDDIFEDPQHPYTQALLESVPRASTAEHGRRVDALAGDVPSPRNPPSGCHFHTRCPYARETCREREPDAYDAGDGQQAACFRLVEDHPYWESEPIEQAATDGPAGESATGEAD, encoded by the coding sequence ATGACTGACCCGCTCGTGCGCGTCGAGGACCTCAAGAAGTACTACTTCGAACGGGACACGCTCATCGACCGCATGCTCGGGCGGGAGCCGCGGAGCGTGAAGGCCGTCGACGGCGTGAGCTTCGAACTCGAACCCGGTGAGACGCTGGGGCTCGTCGGCGAGTCCGGCTGTGGGAAGTCCACGACCGGCGAGACGCTCCTCGCTCTGCGCGAGGCGACCGAGGGTCGGGTGCTGTTCGACGGCGAGGACGTCTTCGCCATGTCCGACGGCGAGCGCCGCGAGTTCCGCAAGCGGGCGCAGGTGGTCTTCCAGGACCCCTTCTCCAGTCTCGACCCGCGCCAGACGGTCGGCGAGATCATCACCGAACCGCTGGTCATCCACGGCATCGCGGACCGACAGGAGCGTCGCGAGCGCGCGAAGGACCTGCTCGAACGCGTGGGGCTCTCGGCGGGACAGATCGACCGCTACCCCCACGAGTTCTCGGGCGGCCAGCGTCAGCGGGTCGGCATCGCCCGCGCGCTGGCGCTCGAACCGGAGTTCGTCGTGCTCGACGAACCCGTCTCCGCGCTGGACGTGAGCGTGCAGGCCCAGATCCTCAATCTGCTCGAGGACCTGCAGGACCAGCTCGGTCTCACCTACCTGTTCATCGCCCACGACCTCTCGGTGGTCCGGCACATCTCCGACCGCGTGGCCGTGATGTACCTCGGGGAGATCGTCGAGACCGGCGAGGTGGACGACATCTTCGAGGACCCCCAGCACCCCTACACGCAGGCGTTGCTGGAGAGCGTCCCGCGGGCGAGCACCGCCGAACACGGCCGTCGGGTGGACGCCCTCGCGGGCGACGTCCCCTCCCCGCGGAACCCGCCGTCGGGGTGTCACTTCCACACCCGCTGTCCGTACGCGCGCGAGACGTGCCGCGAGCGGGAACCGGACGCGTACGACGCGGGGGATGGTCAGCAGGCGGCCTGTTTCCGCCTCGTCGAGGACCACCCCTACTGGGAGTCCGAACCCATCGAGCAGGCCGCGACGGACGGACCCGCGGGCGAGTCGGCGACCGGCGAGGCGGACTAA
- a CDS encoding VOC family protein, which yields MDPHISLVTLGVTDLERAIRFYREGLGLPMRERDPDADVAFFDLAGAWLSLYPRDLLADDATVPAEAAAAGGEVVKAGQEVFWGGYSGYFADPDGHLWEVAWNPGFDLVG from the coding sequence ATGGACCCGCACATCAGCCTCGTCACCCTCGGCGTGACGGACCTCGAACGCGCGATTCGCTTCTATCGCGAGGGGCTGGGTCTCCCGATGCGCGAGCGTGACCCCGACGCGGACGTGGCGTTCTTCGACCTCGCGGGGGCGTGGCTCTCGCTGTACCCCCGGGACCTGCTGGCGGACGACGCCACCGTCCCCGCCGAGGCGGCGGCCGCCGGTGGCGAGGTCGTCAAAGCCGGACAGGAGGTGTTCTGGGGCGGTTACTCGGGGTACTTCGCGGACCCCGACGGCCACCTGTGGGAGGTCGCGTGGAACCCGGGGTTCGACCTCGTCGGTTAG
- the carB gene encoding carbamoyl-phosphate synthase large subunit, producing MSDEDRTILLIGSGPIQIGQAAEFDYSGAQACRALQEEGARVVLVNSNPATIMTDPEMADEVYIEPITPEAISEIIRQEEPDGVIAGLGGQTGLNVTAELAEQGILEEYDVDIMGTPLDTIYATEDRDLFRRRMEDIGQPVPRSTTITLDEGESVTNLDEAALRDQVDDAVDAVGGLPVISRTTYTLGGSGSGVVADIEELYERVRKGLRLSRNTEVLITESIAGWVELEYEVMRDADDSCIIICNMENLDPMGIHTGESVVVTPSQVIPDDGHQEMRTAALDVIRELGIQGGCNIQFAWRDDGTPGGEYRVVEVNPRVSRSSALASKATGYPIARVTAKVALGKRLHEIENEITGETTAAFEPAIDYVVTKVPRWPKDKFTDVDFTLGTAMKSTGEAMAIGRTFEESLLKALRSSEYDPAVDWADVSDEELEADYLETPTPDRPYAMFEAFERGYTVEQVTEMTGIESWYVERYENVTAAVAAAAEGDFTAAATAGHTNASIATATGTDVGEVEQSVPGRTYKQVDTCAGEFAAQTPYYYSSRKPEFFKGPYEGDAAAGELRVDRDVESVVVVGGGPIRIGQGVEFDYCAVHAVRALREMGIDAHVVNNNPETVSTDYDTSDGLFFEPVTAEEVADVVEAIDADGVMVQFGGQTSVNIGHPLEAELQRRGVDCDILGTTVDAMDLAEDRDRFNRLMDELGILQPEGGSATSEAEALDLANGIGYPVLVRPSYVLGGRAMDVVHSDAELKEYIEEAVRVSPDKPILVDQFLADAVELDVDAVADGEDVLIGGIMEHVESAGVHSGDSACMIPPRSLSEDVLGRVREVVEDIARALDTNGLLNVQLAVKDGQVYVLEANPRSSRTVPFVSKATGVPIAKLAAQVMAGASLADLDTEERIPEHTSVKEVVLPFDRLPGSDPRLGPEMKSTGEVMGTARTFGKAYDKAQDSTGKPVPSEGTAVVDLPVEGFEEYFNLVEFEDTDAFADAIRAGEVDLIVSRERRPLEVAVEEEVTYFSTEASARAALEAIEAKDDPIDVQPIDRRPSGVARWGSGE from the coding sequence ATGAGCGACGAGGACCGGACGATTCTGCTCATCGGGAGTGGACCAATCCAGATCGGTCAGGCGGCCGAGTTCGACTACTCCGGCGCGCAGGCGTGTCGCGCCCTGCAAGAAGAGGGGGCGCGAGTCGTCCTCGTCAACTCCAATCCGGCGACCATCATGACCGACCCGGAGATGGCCGACGAGGTGTACATCGAACCCATCACCCCCGAGGCCATCTCGGAGATCATTCGCCAGGAGGAACCCGACGGGGTCATCGCGGGCCTCGGCGGGCAGACAGGGCTGAACGTCACCGCCGAACTCGCCGAACAGGGCATCCTCGAGGAGTACGACGTCGACATCATGGGGACGCCGCTGGACACCATCTACGCGACGGAGGACCGCGACCTCTTCCGCAGGCGCATGGAGGACATCGGCCAACCCGTCCCCCGGTCGACCACCATCACCCTCGACGAGGGCGAGTCGGTGACGAACCTCGACGAGGCGGCCCTCCGTGACCAGGTCGACGACGCCGTCGACGCCGTCGGGGGCCTCCCGGTCATCTCGCGGACGACCTACACCCTCGGCGGGAGCGGTTCGGGTGTCGTCGCTGACATCGAGGAACTGTACGAGCGCGTGCGCAAGGGGCTTCGCCTCTCGCGCAACACCGAGGTGCTCATCACCGAGTCCATCGCGGGGTGGGTCGAACTGGAGTACGAGGTGATGCGCGACGCCGACGACTCCTGTATCATCATCTGCAACATGGAGAACCTCGACCCGATGGGCATCCACACGGGCGAGTCGGTCGTCGTGACCCCCTCGCAGGTCATCCCCGACGACGGCCACCAGGAGATGCGCACGGCGGCGCTGGACGTCATCAGGGAGTTGGGGATTCAGGGCGGCTGTAACATCCAGTTCGCGTGGCGCGACGACGGCACCCCCGGCGGGGAGTACCGGGTCGTGGAGGTCAACCCGCGCGTCTCGCGCTCGTCGGCGCTGGCGTCGAAGGCGACGGGCTACCCCATCGCCCGCGTCACCGCGAAGGTGGCCCTCGGCAAGCGCCTCCACGAGATAGAAAACGAGATCACCGGCGAGACGACCGCCGCCTTCGAACCCGCCATCGACTACGTCGTCACGAAGGTCCCCCGCTGGCCCAAGGACAAGTTCACCGACGTGGACTTCACCCTCGGGACGGCGATGAAGTCTACGGGCGAGGCGATGGCCATCGGCCGCACCTTCGAGGAGTCGCTCCTGAAGGCCCTCAGGTCGAGCGAGTACGACCCCGCCGTCGACTGGGCGGACGTGAGCGACGAGGAACTGGAGGCGGACTACCTGGAGACGCCGACGCCCGACCGCCCGTACGCCATGTTCGAGGCGTTCGAGCGCGGCTACACCGTCGAGCAGGTGACCGAGATGACGGGCATCGAGTCGTGGTACGTTGAGCGCTACGAGAACGTGACGGCGGCCGTGGCCGCCGCCGCGGAGGGCGATTTCACCGCCGCCGCCACCGCCGGCCACACGAACGCCTCCATCGCCACCGCGACGGGGACGGACGTGGGCGAGGTCGAACAGTCGGTCCCGGGTCGCACCTACAAGCAGGTCGACACCTGCGCCGGGGAGTTCGCCGCCCAGACGCCGTACTACTACTCCTCGCGCAAGCCCGAGTTCTTCAAGGGACCCTACGAGGGAGACGCCGCCGCGGGCGAACTGCGCGTCGACCGCGACGTCGAGAGCGTCGTCGTGGTCGGGGGCGGCCCCATCCGCATCGGACAGGGCGTCGAGTTCGACTACTGTGCGGTCCACGCCGTCCGCGCCCTGCGCGAGATGGGCATCGACGCCCACGTGGTGAACAACAACCCGGAAACCGTCTCCACCGACTACGACACCTCCGACGGCCTGTTCTTCGAACCCGTCACGGCCGAGGAGGTGGCCGACGTGGTAGAGGCCATCGACGCCGACGGCGTGATGGTCCAGTTCGGCGGGCAGACCTCCGTGAACATCGGCCACCCCCTCGAGGCGGAACTGCAGCGCCGCGGCGTGGACTGCGATATTCTGGGGACCACCGTCGACGCGATGGACCTCGCGGAGGACCGCGACCGGTTCAACCGCCTGATGGACGAACTCGGCATCCTCCAGCCGGAGGGCGGCTCCGCCACCAGCGAGGCGGAGGCGCTCGACCTCGCCAACGGCATCGGCTACCCGGTCCTCGTCCGCCCGAGCTACGTCCTCGGTGGCCGCGCGATGGACGTGGTCCACTCCGACGCCGAACTGAAGGAGTACATCGAGGAGGCGGTTCGCGTCTCGCCGGACAAGCCCATCCTCGTCGACCAGTTCCTCGCCGACGCGGTGGAACTCGACGTGGACGCCGTCGCGGACGGCGAGGACGTCCTCATCGGCGGCATCATGGAGCACGTCGAGAGCGCGGGCGTCCACTCCGGGGACTCCGCGTGCATGATTCCCCCGCGCTCGCTCTCGGAGGACGTCCTCGGGCGGGTCCGTGAGGTGGTCGAGGACATCGCCCGCGCGCTGGACACGAACGGCCTGCTGAACGTCCAGCTAGCCGTGAAGGACGGGCAGGTGTACGTTCTGGAGGCCAACCCGCGGTCCTCGCGCACTGTCCCGTTCGTCTCGAAGGCGACGGGCGTCCCCATCGCGAAACTCGCAGCGCAGGTGATGGCGGGCGCCTCGCTCGCGGACCTCGACACCGAGGAGCGCATCCCCGAACACACCAGCGTCAAGGAGGTCGTCCTGCCGTTCGACCGCCTGCCCGGCAGCGACCCGCGCCTCGGCCCGGAGATGAAGTCCACGGGCGAGGTGATGGGCACCGCCCGGACCTTCGGGAAGGCCTACGACAAGGCGCAGGACTCGACGGGCAAGCCCGTCCCGAGCGAGGGGACGGCCGTCGTCGACCTGCCCGTCGAGGGCTTCGAGGAGTACTTCAACCTCGTCGAGTTTGAGGACACGGACGCCTTCGCGGACGCCATCCGCGCCGGTGAGGTCGACCTCATCGTCTCACGCGAGCGCCGCCCGCTGGAGGTCGCCGTCGAGGAGGAGGTGACGTACTTCTCGACGGAGGCGTCGGCGCGCGCCGCCCTGGAGGCCATCGAGGCGAAGGACGACCCCATCGACGTCCAACCCATCGACCGCCGCCCGTCGGGCGTGGCGCGGTGGGGGAGCGGGGAGTAA
- a CDS encoding HD domain-containing protein, with amino-acid sequence MDSDDDRERAVEAAFPELAAIEDDALRAGVRRAWTTAMADTGCSDLTSVPWFPPAQRRLGIDDEFLVDHVRDVTRLAVAMAETLHDCRTVDCDLDTVLVGALVHDVSKLYEFDGMDETPVGDLLGHPHYGVHVVSRAGLPVEYAHVVLSHTGRTTVDPATLEAEIIKRADEVAASAIRLRALDDLRDA; translated from the coding sequence ATGGACTCCGACGACGACCGGGAACGTGCGGTCGAGGCGGCCTTCCCCGAACTGGCCGCAATCGAGGACGACGCCCTGCGGGCGGGCGTGCGGCGCGCGTGGACGACGGCGATGGCCGACACCGGCTGTTCGGACCTGACGTCGGTGCCGTGGTTCCCGCCCGCCCAGCGGCGACTGGGCATCGACGACGAGTTCCTCGTCGACCACGTCCGGGACGTGACCCGCCTCGCGGTGGCGATGGCGGAGACGCTCCACGACTGCCGGACCGTCGACTGTGACCTCGATACGGTCCTCGTGGGGGCGCTCGTCCACGACGTCTCGAAACTGTACGAGTTCGACGGGATGGACGAGACGCCGGTGGGTGACCTGCTCGGCCACCCCCACTACGGCGTCCACGTCGTCTCGCGGGCGGGCCTGCCCGTCGAGTACGCCCACGTCGTCCTCTCGCACACGGGCCGGACGACGGTCGACCCGGCGACGCTGGAGGCCGAGATAATCAAACGGGCCGACGAGGTGGCCGCGAGCGCCATCCGACTGCGCGCCCTCGACGACCTGCGCGACGCGTAG